In Providencia zhijiangensis, a single window of DNA contains:
- the mreC gene encoding rod shape-determining protein MreC translates to MKPIFRRGPSLQLRIFIAVIIALVLVVIDHRFEPFNKIRNYLDTAVSPFYFLANGPRQFLDNISDTLSTRDQLQFENKALRQELLLKKADNLLLEQLKQENARLRELLGSPLRQDEHMMVTQVISGANTPYRDQVVIDKGSNDGVYEGQPVISDKGVVGQVVGTSNFNSRVLLICDTAHALPVQVLRNDIRVIAAGSGCADDLQLEPLPGNTDIRVGDVLVTSGLGGRFPEGYPVAVVSAVKHDTQRAYTIISARPSAELQRLRYLLLLWGNESDPKTPLQPSDVYRAANERLMKVLPQVLPTPSEIQGPPLPPSMQPAQPQPQP, encoded by the coding sequence ATGAAGCCAATTTTTAGGCGAGGTCCTTCCCTACAGTTACGCATTTTTATTGCAGTGATAATTGCATTGGTGCTGGTGGTGATTGACCATCGATTTGAGCCTTTCAATAAAATCCGTAATTATTTAGACACGGCGGTTAGCCCATTCTATTTTTTAGCTAACGGACCACGCCAATTCCTCGATAATATCTCTGACACCCTTTCAACGCGGGATCAACTCCAGTTTGAGAATAAAGCCCTGCGCCAAGAGCTATTATTAAAAAAAGCGGATAACTTGCTGCTTGAGCAACTCAAACAAGAAAATGCCCGTTTACGTGAATTGTTAGGTTCCCCATTACGCCAAGATGAACACATGATGGTGACGCAAGTCATTTCAGGTGCGAATACGCCTTATCGCGACCAAGTCGTGATCGATAAAGGCAGTAATGACGGTGTTTATGAAGGTCAGCCAGTTATCAGTGATAAAGGTGTGGTAGGCCAGGTCGTTGGTACCAGTAATTTTAATAGCCGCGTTTTATTAATTTGCGATACTGCCCATGCATTACCTGTGCAAGTCTTACGTAATGATATCCGTGTTATTGCTGCGGGTTCAGGTTGTGCGGATGATCTGCAATTAGAGCCACTTCCTGGAAATACGGATATTCGTGTTGGTGATGTGTTAGTGACTTCGGGGTTAGGTGGACGATTCCCTGAAGGGTATCCTGTCGCGGTTGTTTCAGCAGTGAAACATGATACTCAACGTGCCTATACCATTATTTCTGCAAGACCAAGCGCTGAGTTACAACGTCTACGTTATTTACTCCTGCTGTGGGGCAATGAAAGTGATCCGAAAACCCCATTACAGCCATCCGATGTTTATCGTGCTGCAAATGAGCGTTTAATGAAAGTGTTGCCGCAGGTGTTACCAACGCCGAGCGAAATTCAAGGGCCACCATTACCGCCGTCCATGCAACCTGCACAGCCTCAACCTCAACCATAA
- a CDS encoding rod shape-determining protein, with the protein MFKKFRGMFSNDLSIDLGTANTLIYVKGQGVKLNEPSVVAIRQDRAGSPKSVAAVGGEAKQMLGRTPGNISAIRPMKDGVIADFFLTEKMLQHFIKQVHSNSFLRPSPRVLVCVPVGATQVERKAIRESALSAGAREVFLIEEPMAAAIGAGLPVSEATGSMVVDIGGGTTEVAVISLNGVVYSSSVRIGGDRFDESIINYVRRNYGSLIGEATAERIKHGIGSAFPTDEVYEIEVRGRNLAEGVPRGFKMNSNEILEALQEPLTGIVSAVMLALEQCPPELASDISERGMVLTGGGALLRNLDRLLMEETGIPVIVAEDPLTCVARGGGKALEMIDMHGGDLFSED; encoded by the coding sequence ATGTTTAAAAAATTTCGTGGCATGTTTTCTAATGACCTGTCAATTGACTTGGGTACGGCCAATACCCTCATTTATGTCAAAGGACAAGGCGTCAAATTAAATGAACCCTCTGTAGTTGCAATTCGTCAGGATCGCGCAGGCTCGCCAAAAAGCGTGGCAGCGGTTGGTGGCGAAGCGAAACAGATGCTGGGGCGTACACCGGGTAACATTTCTGCAATTCGACCAATGAAAGATGGCGTGATTGCTGACTTTTTCTTAACTGAAAAAATGTTACAACACTTTATCAAGCAAGTTCATAGCAACAGCTTCCTGCGTCCAAGCCCTCGTGTTTTAGTCTGTGTACCTGTTGGTGCAACTCAAGTTGAGCGTAAAGCTATCCGTGAATCTGCATTAAGTGCAGGTGCCCGCGAAGTATTCTTAATTGAAGAGCCAATGGCAGCGGCAATCGGTGCTGGTTTACCTGTTTCTGAAGCGACAGGTTCTATGGTTGTCGATATCGGTGGTGGTACCACTGAAGTGGCTGTTATCTCCCTGAACGGGGTGGTTTACTCTTCTTCTGTTCGCATTGGTGGTGACCGTTTTGACGAGTCAATCATCAACTATGTGCGTCGTAATTATGGTTCCTTAATTGGTGAAGCAACGGCTGAGCGTATCAAACACGGTATCGGTTCTGCTTTCCCAACTGATGAAGTTTATGAAATTGAAGTTCGCGGTCGTAACTTGGCGGAAGGTGTGCCACGCGGATTCAAAATGAACTCCAACGAAATTTTAGAAGCATTACAAGAGCCACTGACCGGTATCGTAAGTGCGGTAATGTTAGCGTTAGAACAGTGCCCACCAGAATTAGCGTCTGATATCTCAGAGCGCGGTATGGTATTAACGGGTGGTGGTGCTCTTCTGCGTAATTTAGATCGTTTATTAATGGAAGAGACTGGCATTCCGGTCATCGTTGCTGAAGATCCTTTAACCTGCGTGGCTCGTGGCGGCGGTAAAGCGTTAGAGATGATTGACATGCACGGCGGTGACCTGTTTAGCGAAGACTAA
- a CDS encoding oxidoreductase encodes MKALVLQQQDDKIVPEILNVPTESLPAGDVIVDIHWSTINYKDALAINGKAGVVRQYPMVPGIDFSGIVHHSEDPRFHIGQHVLLTGWGVGETHWGGLATQAKVPADYLTPLPEALSLKHAMTIGTAGFTAMLCVNALEDAGITPESGEIVVSGASGGVGSVATQLLSLLGYHVVAISGRAENHDYLLKIGAKSVLPRSEFTHPAKPLDKQRWAGAIDTVGGDVLANILAQVNYNGAVAACGLAGGFSLPTTVMPFILRNIRLQGVDSVYYPAAKRQKVWERLAQLLPNAFYEQVSCEISLEECVEHAKKLLKNEVTGRTLVNLQN; translated from the coding sequence ATGAAAGCGCTCGTTCTACAGCAACAAGACGATAAAATCGTCCCAGAAATCCTCAATGTACCTACTGAGTCATTACCCGCTGGCGATGTCATCGTCGATATTCATTGGTCGACAATTAACTATAAAGATGCGCTAGCTATTAATGGAAAAGCAGGCGTTGTCCGTCAATATCCAATGGTGCCCGGAATTGACTTCTCAGGCATCGTTCATCACAGTGAAGATCCCCGCTTTCATATTGGCCAACACGTACTATTAACAGGATGGGGAGTTGGCGAAACACATTGGGGTGGACTCGCCACACAAGCAAAAGTCCCCGCAGATTATTTAACCCCTCTTCCTGAAGCATTATCACTGAAGCATGCCATGACCATCGGCACCGCAGGATTTACCGCCATGTTATGCGTAAATGCCCTTGAAGATGCGGGGATCACTCCTGAAAGTGGCGAAATTGTAGTAAGTGGTGCCAGTGGCGGTGTCGGTAGTGTCGCCACCCAATTACTTTCTTTATTAGGCTATCACGTTGTGGCGATTTCAGGTCGCGCAGAAAATCACGATTATTTACTGAAAATTGGCGCGAAAAGCGTGCTACCTCGCAGCGAGTTTACTCATCCAGCCAAACCGCTTGATAAACAACGCTGGGCTGGCGCTATCGACACGGTTGGTGGTGACGTGCTGGCCAATATCTTGGCGCAAGTGAACTATAATGGTGCGGTTGCGGCCTGCGGACTGGCTGGCGGGTTCTCACTGCCAACAACCGTCATGCCATTTATTTTGCGTAATATCCGTCTACAAGGGGTCGATTCTGTTTACTACCCTGCGGCAAAACGCCAAAAAGTGTGGGAACGCTTAGCGCAACTCTTACCTAATGCGTTTTATGAGCAAGTTAGCTGCGAAATTTCATTAGAAGAGTGTGTCGAGCACGCAAAAAAACTCTTAAAAAACGAAGTCACTGGGCGTACCCTAGTAAATCTTCAAAATTAA
- the aroQ gene encoding type II 3-dehydroquinate dehydratase yields MTEDIHILLLNGPNLNMLGSREPDKYGPRPLTEIVSNLMQEAENLGVKLSHFQSNAEHELIDRIHAAQGNVDYIIINPAAFTHTSVALRDALLAVCIPFIEIHLSNIYAREPFRHHSYFSDMSNGVICGLGADGYSFALQAAVNRVRLINSIQI; encoded by the coding sequence ATGACAGAAGATATTCATATTTTGCTCCTGAACGGGCCGAACCTAAACATGCTAGGTTCTAGAGAACCGGATAAATACGGGCCTCGCCCTCTAACTGAAATTGTATCGAACCTGATGCAAGAAGCAGAAAACTTAGGCGTGAAGTTGAGCCATTTTCAGTCAAATGCAGAGCATGAACTTATCGATAGAATTCATGCAGCACAAGGTAACGTTGATTATATAATAATCAACCCAGCCGCATTCACGCATACTAGTGTTGCTTTGCGAGATGCGCTATTGGCAGTTTGTATCCCGTTTATCGAGATCCACCTGTCTAATATTTATGCGAGAGAACCCTTTCGTCATCACTCTTATTTCTCCGATATGTCTAATGGAGTTATTTGTGGTCTTGGCGCAGATGGTTACAGTTTTGCATTACAAGCCGCGGTTAACCGTGTGCGACTAATTAATTCAATCCAAATATAA
- the accB gene encoding acetyl-CoA carboxylase biotin carboxyl carrier protein yields the protein MDIRKIKKLIELVEESGISELEISEGEESVRISRVSPASQMMAAPQQFYSAPVAQQPALANAVAPAQEAAAPAAPAAVSGHQVRSPMVGTFYRSPSPEAKPFVEVGQTVKVGDPLCIVEAMKMMNQIEADKAGVVKAILLQNGDAIEFDEPLVVIE from the coding sequence ATGGATATTCGTAAAATTAAAAAGCTGATCGAGCTTGTTGAAGAGTCTGGCATTTCTGAACTGGAAATTTCTGAAGGTGAAGAGTCAGTACGTATCAGTCGTGTATCACCAGCATCTCAAATGATGGCTGCACCTCAACAGTTCTACTCAGCACCAGTTGCTCAACAACCTGCATTAGCTAACGCAGTTGCTCCAGCACAAGAAGCAGCAGCTCCAGCAGCACCTGCGGCAGTTTCTGGTCACCAAGTTCGCTCACCAATGGTTGGTACTTTCTACCGCTCACCAAGCCCAGAAGCAAAACCATTCGTTGAAGTTGGTCAAACTGTCAAAGTTGGCGATCCTCTTTGCATCGTTGAAGCGATGAAAATGATGAACCAAATCGAAGCAGATAAAGCTGGTGTTGTTAAAGCTATTTTGTTGCAAAACGGTGATGCAATAGAATTTGACGAGCCATTAGTTGTCATCGAATAA
- the accC gene encoding acetyl-CoA carboxylase biotin carboxylase subunit has protein sequence MLEKIVIANRGEIALRILRACKELGIKTVAVHSTADRDLKHVLLADETICIGPAASAKSYLNIPAIIAAAEISGAQAIHPGYGFLSENADFAEQVEQSGFIFIGPKAETIRLMGDKVSAISAMKKAGVPCVPGSDGPLGNDTEKNKAIAKRIGFPVIIKASGGGGGRGMRVVRNEKDLESSINLTRAEAKAAFNNDMVYMEKFLENPRHVEIQVMADGQGHAVYLAERDCSMQRRHQKVVEEAPAPGITPEIRRNIGERCAKACIEIGYRGAGTFEFLFENGEFYFIEMNTRIQVEHPVTEMITGVDLIKEQLRVASGLPLSVTQDQINVHGHAIECRINAEDPHTFLPSPGKITRFHSPGGFGVRWESHIYAGYSVPPFYDSMIGKLITYGETREIAIARMKNALNELIIDGIKTNIELQQMIMNDENFAKGGTNIHYLEKKLGIQE, from the coding sequence ATGCTGGAAAAAATTGTTATCGCTAACCGTGGGGAAATTGCACTGCGTATTCTGCGTGCATGTAAAGAACTCGGCATCAAAACTGTTGCGGTTCACTCCACGGCAGATAGAGATTTAAAACACGTGTTGCTGGCAGACGAAACTATTTGTATTGGTCCAGCAGCATCGGCAAAAAGCTACTTGAATATCCCTGCAATCATTGCAGCGGCTGAAATCTCAGGCGCACAGGCGATTCACCCAGGATACGGTTTCCTGTCTGAAAACGCTGACTTTGCAGAGCAAGTAGAACAATCAGGCTTCATTTTTATCGGCCCAAAAGCTGAAACCATCCGCCTAATGGGCGACAAGGTTTCTGCGATTAGCGCGATGAAAAAAGCAGGCGTTCCATGTGTACCAGGTTCTGATGGTCCACTGGGTAACGACACTGAAAAGAACAAAGCGATTGCTAAACGCATCGGCTTCCCAGTTATCATCAAAGCATCTGGTGGTGGTGGTGGTCGTGGTATGCGTGTGGTTCGTAATGAGAAAGATTTAGAATCTTCCATTAACCTGACCCGTGCAGAAGCAAAAGCCGCATTCAACAACGACATGGTTTACATGGAGAAATTCCTTGAAAACCCACGTCACGTTGAAATCCAAGTGATGGCAGATGGTCAAGGTCATGCTGTTTATTTAGCTGAACGTGACTGTTCAATGCAGCGCCGCCACCAAAAAGTGGTTGAAGAAGCACCAGCTCCGGGGATCACCCCAGAAATTCGTCGTAATATCGGTGAACGCTGTGCGAAAGCCTGTATAGAAATCGGCTATCGTGGCGCAGGTACTTTTGAGTTCTTATTTGAAAACGGCGAATTCTATTTCATCGAAATGAACACCCGTATTCAGGTTGAGCACCCAGTGACCGAAATGATCACCGGCGTTGACTTAATCAAAGAACAGCTGCGTGTAGCTTCTGGTTTACCATTATCTGTGACTCAGGATCAGATCAATGTTCACGGTCATGCGATTGAGTGTCGTATCAACGCAGAAGACCCGCACACATTCCTGCCTAGCCCAGGTAAAATCACTCGTTTCCACTCTCCGGGTGGCTTCGGTGTTCGTTGGGAATCTCATATTTACGCAGGCTACTCTGTTCCTCCGTTCTATGACTCAATGATCGGTAAATTAATCACTTACGGTGAAACTCGTGAAATCGCGATTGCTCGTATGAAGAACGCGCTGAACGAACTGATCATCGATGGGATTAAAACCAACATCGAATTACAACAGATGATCATGAATGATGAAAACTTTGCCAAAGGTGGAACCAACATCCACTATCTGGAGAAAAAACTCGGTATTCAAGAATAA